The window AATTCTTTCTATTCCAAGTTGTTATAGTTTGTCATTAGCTTGTGTTGTCAAATATAAAGACATTTAAACAAAAATATGGTTAAAATAATATTAGCTTATGCTTTTAGATGATcctatgttaaaaatatataggtcatgttgtctttgtgccacaaagacaaaaaaatattgattcaaaaATCTTGCCGTAGTAGTTGAGTTTTGGCACACTCATCAACCTAAATCCTCAATTGTTTGAGATTAAGCTCCACATTGAGGTTAGATATCATTTTCCGAGTAATTTTCCAATTTTTTAATTTAAGACATTGCCTCCTCCTttgttttaaatctaaaaatgatcGTTAGTATCGTAGACCTTTTGCTATCAATGGGTAACTTTAGAATctattaaaattttaagttaaaattttAGATTGCAATACTCATGTCAAACAAAGTATATAACATCTTAGCACTTAAAGTCATTTTGTGGCCTTAGTGTTCTTGCTTTAGCAAAAATAGAAATTAAAAATATTGTAGTAGAAATTTAAATAGCTTAATATTGTGAATGcataattaagttttattaaattCACAGACAAACAGACAATAAAATTATCCCTATATCTAGAGTTAGCAATACTATCATTTGTCTGTAACACCCGATCTCATTCCACATCTTAGGAGAGGTGGATTAATAGAACTATAGTTTAGTCTTTCATGTGTTTGAACTTAAATATTTAAGATTAACAATTTAAAttcataaatttaatatatcGATTATCCAAGTGGATGATATATGGATAGAAAATAGTGTAATAGACTtagtattatatataatataacattTTGAGTAAAAAATTACTCATTAATAAGGTTAAGAGTATCACATGCACTACTAACGTGATCCTAAATTATAGTTTGGATTTTGATAAggatattaatatttaatttagttTCGTTTCAAATATTAGAGGAGAATTtagttaatttatatatttaaataattatattattattaagtcATTTTAGTTTTAGCTCCTTGTTTGCCTTATCTTACATGTGATACACATGTTAAAATATGCCTTATCTTATACATGTTAAAATAATTTACACTATTATTGATCTTGAGTTTATAAGTTTGAATCGTGGAGATTCAATTCCAATTAGACatataattcttcttatcttatCGATGTATCGATCAAttattgatataattttttatcgatATATCGATCAattattgatatgatatttatCGAGCTATACCGAGTGTATTAACATATAAAAATACATGAAGCTATCAATATGTATCGCTAATACCAAATAATATATCATGCTATGATAAATCTCATTAAATTAATTGACATATTCTAAACTATTAAAATATGCCTACTATTTTAACATCAACAATAATAATTTTGTTCAAAATTGAGTAATCTATGCTGAGCATGGACAAATAAAGAACATAGAGTAAGGTGGTTGAATTATTAAATTTCAAAGCAACGATCGATTCCATACCTAATTAGAAAACTCAATCCACTTTATTGATTAATATGTCAGACTAAATTGTTAGAACAACTCATGAGCTATCATCAACTTCATTTTAGTAACCATTTCATGTAGTCAATatttccaagaaatattttaccaTCATACCAGTGGAGCCAATTGTTCTTACCACAAGGACGGCTAACAATGTGAATTTGGCGTTGAAATGATCCATGTGGGAATGAGAAGACTAATCAGCATTATTATGCATGTACGTAAGTCATAAGTCAgacttcatcaagaacaaaaacaaaGTTAGTCTCCATAAATATGtacatacaaatacatatataagtCATAATAACTCCTTTTCGTTAGAAGACTCgctcaataaattattttaatattcgcACGTCAAACCATACGACTGTAGGACATTGATTTGGTTGGAGAAGGCATCAACGAATCAATGTATTGAATTGAAGGAATATGACTTGTCTGAAATGACTTGTTTAGCTCAACCGAGCTTGCAAAGACAGCAATGTTCGAAAGGGACCGGCAAAACGAGCTTTCTTACTTTCTTCTAAGAAATGATCGTAAGCAAATAACAATTTAAATAGTTGACACGTTTCATCATACGCAATAGTTGAGTAACGATATCCCGTTGCAAAATCATACTATTATAACTTGTTACGGATTTAGTTGATTTTACCTAAGTCGTAAGATATCTTTGTAAcacataaaatataagaaatatatatgaagaattaaaatcatcaaatccaaCAAAGACTAATGCAAGTAGTAGTAAGATATCGTACATTGACGAGTGCAAACAACTACTTCTCGTCCATTGCCCAGCTGTTCTTCTCCTTTGGTCCGGTAGGCCCTTCTTCCCCAAGAACTTCCgcaggaagacttttgatgatgttCTCGAGCTTGGACCTGAGGTTTTTAGGCAGCAGCTTCTCTACTTTCTTGAGCTCATTCGAGATGTCGTAGCTCACCGTCGGTCCCCACTGCCTCATGTAGTTGAGCCATGCGGGCTCGGACACCGCCGACCCCATATACTCTGCCGCCACCACCTCGAAGCTGCCTCCACTGTCGATCCCGCTCCCCTTCGCGGTGTCATTCCTGATGCCAATGCCCAGCTTGGAATCCCCTTGCAGCACGAGCCCTGGCTTCGCGTACATGGCGTGGCCATGCAAGGAAGAGTACCCCACAGGCTTGTTTCCTTCTCGGAACTCTAGCTGGGAAGCGTCCACCCATGTCCCGGAGCTGTGCTGGGAGAAGTAGACCCGCCATAGCTCCCCATTGAAGTTGCTTATCCTTAGCGTCATGTGCTCCCAGTCACCAACGTGCTGCCCTATCTTCCCCAGTGGGATGTTGAGCAACTGCACCTTAGCCTTTGCAGGCCCGTTGAAGGGGTAGAAGATCCATATGACCACGTCGGTGAAGGTCGCACCGAGCATGGGTTTGATTTGAAGGTACACCTTCGTGCTGGAAAGATCTCCTTTCTTGACCTTATCTCTCCGCCCGCCATCGACGGGAAGATCTATCCAGTAGGCGCCGTCGTTTGAACCCCCCTGAGGCAGGTTCGAGCCATCGGAGCCGATAGGAGTAGGATTCTGGTTTCCTTTCTGGTACAGGAGAGCTCCGTTGTCGAATAACCAACTCACGGATGAGGGGAGGTACTCCTCATCCGGGTGGTAGTAGATCCATGGTGAGTAAGCTTTCATGAGAGCCTCCGCCTGCATCATGTTTGGCATGGAAGTGAAGTTGGATGCCCTGTTCTTCAGACAAGCCAAACTTGTGGCAGTCGTAGCTCCGTTTGCTTGGGCTATGAACGTTCCAACCGAAACGCCAAGTGCTTTGATGCCCCTTGTAGATGGTCTTAAGCCATTGACACTGAatccatcggtgctccatacgtaCGCGTCGCTCTGGGACTGATCAGTTAGGTCGCTCCTCACGCACCTGATCTCCTCGACCGACGGCTTCTCCGACGAGTTTGTGACTACAAGACCGACCGCCGCGTAGCCTTGAGGCGGTGTCGGCAGCCAGAAGTAGCCACGACCGTCTTGTTTGACGGTAGAAGACTCGCTGCTCCAAACAAGCGTGTAGTCTGATGGCTTTGCAAGGGCGTCGCCATTGCCGGTGTCCTTCGCGACCAAAACCCAGCCAAAGAGAGGCCGGTTGTTTGGTTGGGCGTAGTAACCCAGAACCGAGAAGCCGGTGGGGACTGGCGAAGGCCTAAAGAAGGTTGCACCGAGATCATCTTGCCCTCCTCCACGCACAGCCCAAACTTTGGTGAATGTGGAGACTTGGCGCACCTCTAGACCTCCAAGATCTATTCT of the Musa acuminata AAA Group cultivar baxijiao chromosome BXJ3-2, Cavendish_Baxijiao_AAA, whole genome shotgun sequence genome contains:
- the LOC135630644 gene encoding hypothetical protein At1g04090-like, with protein sequence MGNSTATGALSPLPIDTSFRLPSPLPSWPPGGEFAEGRIDLGGLEVRQVSTFTKVWAVRGGGQDDLGATFFRPSPVPTGFSVLGYYAQPNNRPLFGWVLVAKDTGNGDALAKPSDYTLVWSSESSTVKQDGRGYFWLPTPPQGYAAVGLVVTNSSEKPSVEEIRCVRSDLTDQSQSDAYVWSTDGFSVNGLRPSTRGIKALGVSVGTFIAQANGATTATSLACLKNRASNFTSMPNMMQAEALMKAYSPWIYYHPDEEYLPSSVSWLFDNGALLYQKGNQNPTPIGSDGSNLPQGGSNDGAYWIDLPVDGGRRDKVKKGDLSSTKVYLQIKPMLGATFTDVVIWIFYPFNGPAKAKVQLLNIPLGKIGQHVGDWEHMTLRISNFNGELWRVYFSQHSSGTWVDASQLEFREGNKPVGYSSLHGHAMYAKPGLVLQGDSKLGIGIRNDTAKGSGIDSGGSFEVVAAEYMGSAVSEPAWLNYMRQWGPTVSYDISNELKKVEKLLPKNLRSKLENIIKSLPAEVLGEEGPTGPKEKNSWAMDEK